One window from the genome of Gloeocapsa sp. DLM2.Bin57 encodes:
- a CDS encoding PepSY domain-containing protein: MKQIQAFRKWHRTLAPIVLLPLLVTVSTGVSYRLAKDWFGLPRDQVHFLMGIHEGEYLGKTLEPFYVLLNGLGLLWMLVTGGAMLWQNLRRSLSQLKKAPTDPKNP; encoded by the coding sequence ATGAAACAAATTCAAGCCTTTCGCAAATGGCATCGCACCCTTGCTCCCATTGTTTTGTTACCATTATTGGTGACAGTATCTACAGGGGTTAGCTATCGTTTAGCTAAAGATTGGTTCGGATTACCTCGTGACCAAGTACATTTTTTAATGGGTATTCATGAGGGAGAGTATCTAGGTAAAACACTAGAACCATTTTATGTCTTACTCAATGGTTTAGGTTTACTCTGGATGTTGGTAACAGGAGGTGCGATGTTATGGCAAAATCTACGGCGATCGCTGTCTCAACTTAAGAAAGCCCCAACTGACCCCAAAAACCCGTAA
- a CDS encoding radical SAM protein, whose translation MNENIPPGYLNIMGYVDESEVNGPGCRAVVWVQGCLRECPSCFNPESWSFETNQLISIEELATKILSNKRNQGVTFSGGEPFWQANGLSLLAKKLKAEGLNVMSFSGFTLEELQSAKAPPEAKLLLAELDILIDGPFVESQAIHSPDSPVSSRNQRVHIFNPALKDQINWASDQIEIHILKDGTRIFTGFWGQLGLS comes from the coding sequence ATGAACGAAAATATACCCCCAGGATATCTCAATATAATGGGTTATGTAGATGAATCAGAAGTCAATGGTCCTGGTTGTCGTGCTGTAGTTTGGGTACAGGGTTGCTTAAGAGAATGTCCAAGCTGTTTTAACCCCGAGTCTTGGTCTTTTGAAACCAATCAGTTAATCAGTATTGAGGAATTAGCAACTAAAATACTTAGCAATAAACGCAATCAGGGGGTAACTTTTTCTGGTGGTGAGCCATTTTGGCAAGCTAACGGGTTAAGTTTACTAGCTAAAAAACTCAAAGCAGAGGGTTTAAATGTAATGTCTTTTAGTGGTTTTACCTTAGAAGAGTTACAATCAGCAAAAGCCCCACCAGAGGCTAAATTATTATTAGCTGAGTTAGATATCTTGATTGATGGTCCTTTTGTAGAGTCTCAAGCTATCCATAGTCCCGATTCTCCCGTATCTTCCCGTAACCAAAGGGTACATATTTTTAATCCCGCTTTAAAAGATCAGATTAATTGGGCTTCAGATCAGATAGAGATTCATATTCTCAAAGACGGAACGAGGATTTTTACGGGTTTTTGGGGTCAGTTGGGGCTTTCTTAA
- a CDS encoding aquaporin Z has translation MGSNIKKYVAELIGTFWLVFGGCGSAVISAAYTDTPIQGGGGEVELSFTTGIGVLGVAIAFGLTIVSGAYAFANISGAHFNPAVSVGLFAARRFPGSELLPYIIAQVVGAIIAAGLIYVIASGAPGFALDPNATNPLATNGYGPHSPNGYNLLSAFLVEVIMTFMFLFTILGVTSRGISKGFAPLAIGFTLTLIHLIAIPITNTSVNPARSTGVALFAGTELIAQLWLFWVAPILGGVLAGLAYDRIYEELSSEDEKV, from the coding sequence ATGGGTAGTAACATCAAAAAATATGTAGCCGAGTTAATAGGCACATTTTGGCTCGTTTTTGGAGGCTGCGGTAGTGCTGTTATCTCCGCCGCTTATACTGATACCCCAATTCAAGGGGGTGGAGGCGAAGTAGAACTATCTTTTACTACAGGGATTGGGGTTTTAGGGGTAGCGATCGCCTTCGGGTTAACTATAGTAAGTGGGGCTTATGCTTTTGCTAACATTTCGGGAGCACATTTTAACCCTGCGGTTTCTGTTGGTTTGTTTGCTGCCAGGAGATTTCCTGGATCTGAACTCTTACCTTATATTATCGCTCAAGTTGTTGGTGCCATTATAGCAGCAGGACTTATCTATGTTATCGCTTCGGGTGCACCTGGTTTTGCGTTAGATCCTAACGCGACTAATCCTCTAGCTACCAATGGTTATGGTCCTCATTCTCCTAATGGTTACAATCTGTTGAGTGCTTTTTTGGTAGAAGTAATCATGACCTTTATGTTCTTATTTACTATCTTAGGTGTTACCTCTCGGGGCATTTCCAAAGGGTTTGCACCTTTAGCCATTGGTTTTACCCTAACTCTGATTCACTTAATTGCTATCCCCATTACCAATACTTCTGTTAATCCAGCTCGTAGTACTGGTGTTGCTCTGTTTGCTGGTACAGAATTAATCGCACAACTTTGGTTATTTTGGGTTGCACCTATTCTCGGAGGAGTCTTAGCAGGATTAGCCTACGATCGCATTTATGAAGAATTATCATCAGAGGATGAGAAAGTATAG
- a CDS encoding ABC transporter permease, translating into MYIYLLKRFCIAIITLIAISLVIYLILSLAPGDPLGEFATNPAITPEIRENMRKALGLDQPIYLRYFQWLSALLQGNFGYSFVSLTPVSSLILQRLPTTIWVVGTAYIIAIIIAFPLGLIAAVRRSSWLDILINIFAFLCLSLPTFFTGLILIIIFSIQLKWFPFIYQSTLKVTDLNSFINQIRQSIMPITLLALAQAAILIRFIRTVILEELYQEYVRTAYAKGLSEFKVVVKHILRNALIPLVTLIALDIPGIFTGAIVTEQIFRVPGIGALLIDSINRSDTPVVMGITFIYAVLIVICNFIADLFYHLLDPRIKYNS; encoded by the coding sequence ATGTATATTTATTTATTAAAACGTTTTTGTATCGCTATTATTACCCTGATTGCTATTAGTCTAGTTATTTATTTAATCTTATCTCTAGCCCCAGGAGATCCTCTCGGAGAGTTTGCGACTAATCCTGCTATTACTCCAGAAATTAGAGAAAATATGCGTAAAGCACTAGGACTAGATCAACCTATTTATTTACGTTATTTTCAGTGGTTATCAGCTTTATTACAAGGTAACTTTGGTTATTCTTTTGTTAGCTTAACTCCTGTTAGTAGTTTAATTTTACAACGGTTACCAACAACTATTTGGGTAGTAGGAACAGCTTATATAATCGCTATTATCATCGCTTTTCCCTTGGGGTTAATCGCAGCAGTGAGACGTTCTTCTTGGCTAGATATTTTGATTAATATTTTTGCTTTTTTATGTTTATCTTTACCGACTTTTTTTACTGGTTTAATTTTAATTATTATCTTTAGTATTCAACTTAAATGGTTTCCCTTTATCTATCAAAGTACTCTAAAAGTTACGGATTTAAATAGCTTTATTAACCAAATCAGACAATCAATAATGCCGATTACCCTGTTAGCTTTAGCCCAAGCTGCGATCTTAATTCGCTTTATTCGTACTGTTATCTTAGAAGAATTGTATCAAGAGTATGTACGTACAGCCTATGCTAAAGGACTATCTGAATTTAAAGTTGTAGTTAAACATATTTTGCGCAACGCTTTGATTCCTTTAGTTACTCTTATCGCTTTAGATATTCCTGGTATTTTTACTGGGGCAATAGTTACAGAACAAATTTTTCGTGTTCCTGGAATTGGCGCATTATTAATCGATTCAATCAATCGTAGTGATACCCCAGTGGTGATGGGGATAACTTTTATTTACGCGGTTTTGATTGTTATTTGTAATTTTATCGCTGATTTATTTTATCATCTTCTCGATCCGCGTATTAAATATAATAGTTGA
- a CDS encoding amino acid permease: MSTTTENNRLVGLVTAISLVMASMVGTGVFTSLGYQAIGINSTFALLFLWFIGGIYALCGALSYGELAAVMPRSGGEYQYLSKIYHRAVGFLSGWLSVTVGFAAPIALAAIALGQYTNIVIPVIPAKAIALITVISVSLIHTRNLKMGSNFQDIFTILKIALIAIFIVCGFLLATPQPVDIIPDNDGIDQIFSSSFAVSLVYVTYAYSGWNAAIYLAGEIKNPEKNLPRSLFVGTAIVMVLYLLVNFIFLYATPFSSIQALEDKEKIAALAAEYIFGETGGKIISLLIAFGLISTISAMVWAGPRVTQVIGEDIPFFALLGKKNSRGIPYYAILLQLFIVLVLLLTSSFEDVMTYLGFTLILSSFFTVLGLFIHRWRYPHLTRPYKTWGYPLTPIVFLGISLWVLIYVFTDKPFQSVAGLTTIMIGLPIYFLASKQKLA; the protein is encoded by the coding sequence ATGAGTACAACAACAGAAAATAACCGTCTAGTGGGATTAGTGACGGCTATTTCTTTAGTCATGGCTAGTATGGTAGGAACAGGTGTTTTTACTAGTTTAGGTTATCAAGCTATAGGAATCAACTCTACTTTTGCCTTGTTATTTCTCTGGTTTATCGGGGGAATTTATGCTCTCTGTGGGGCTTTGTCTTATGGAGAGTTAGCAGCAGTAATGCCTCGTTCAGGTGGAGAATATCAATACCTGTCCAAAATATATCATCGAGCGGTAGGCTTTCTCTCAGGTTGGCTGTCTGTAACCGTAGGTTTTGCAGCCCCTATCGCTTTAGCAGCGATCGCCCTAGGTCAATATACTAATATAGTTATACCAGTAATACCAGCCAAAGCGATCGCCCTAATTACGGTAATCAGCGTTTCTTTAATTCATACCCGTAACCTCAAGATGGGTAGTAATTTTCAAGATATTTTTACCATTCTCAAGATAGCATTAATCGCTATATTTATTGTTTGTGGTTTTTTACTAGCCACACCCCAACCAGTAGATATCATCCCTGATAACGATGGTATTGATCAGATTTTTAGTTCTTCCTTTGCGGTGTCTTTGGTTTATGTTACTTACGCTTATTCAGGGTGGAATGCTGCGATTTACTTAGCAGGAGAGATCAAAAATCCCGAAAAAAACCTACCACGCTCTCTGTTTGTGGGTACAGCGATCGTCATGGTACTATATTTACTGGTAAACTTTATCTTCCTTTACGCTACACCGTTTAGCTCAATCCAAGCTTTAGAAGACAAAGAAAAAATAGCAGCATTAGCAGCAGAGTATATTTTTGGGGAAACAGGAGGCAAAATCATCAGCCTTCTCATCGCTTTTGGGCTTATTTCCACGATTAGCGCCATGGTTTGGGCAGGACCTCGGGTAACTCAAGTAATTGGCGAAGATATCCCCTTTTTTGCGCTTTTAGGCAAGAAAAATAGTCGTGGCATACCCTATTATGCTATTCTGTTGCAGTTATTTATTGTCTTGGTGCTGTTATTAACTTCTAGTTTTGAAGATGTGATGACTTATCTAGGATTTACCTTGATTCTATCTTCCTTTTTCACGGTGTTAGGATTATTTATCCATAGATGGAGATATCCTCATCTAACTCGCCCCTATAAGACTTGGGGTTATCCTCTCACTCCAATTGTTTTTCTAGGGATTAGTCTTTGGGTATTAATTTATGTCTTCACAGATAAACCCTTTCAGTCTGTAGCTGGTTTAACTACCATTATGATCGGTTTACCCATCTATTTTCTTGCTTCTAAACAAAAATTAGCCTAA